The following are from one region of the Tenacibaculum dicentrarchi genome:
- a CDS encoding acyl-CoA dehydrogenase family protein: MKPDLFQAPDYYQTDDLLTDEHKLIRETARNWVKKKVSPIIENAAQDAKFPSELIKGLADVGAFGSYIPEQYGGAGLDQISYGLIMQELERGDSGIRSTASVQSSLVMLPIYKYGNETQRQKYLPKLASGEWIGSFGLTEPNHGSNPSGMETKFKDMGDHYLLNGAKMWISNAPICDVAVVWAKNEQGRVHGLLVERGMQGFSTPETHHKWSLRASITGELIFDNVKIPKENILPNKSGLGAPLLCLDSARYGIAWGAIGAAMDCYDTALRYAKERTQFGKPIGQFQLQQKKLAEMITEITKAQLLTWRLGVLKNENRATSAQISMAKRNNVEMAIKIAREARQILGAMGISGEYSIMRHAMNLESVITYEGTHDVHLLITGLDITGLNAFK, translated from the coding sequence ATGAAACCTGATTTATTTCAAGCTCCTGATTATTATCAAACCGATGATTTATTAACTGATGAACATAAACTTATTCGTGAAACGGCTCGTAATTGGGTTAAAAAAAAGGTGTCGCCAATTATTGAAAATGCAGCGCAAGATGCTAAGTTTCCTAGCGAATTGATAAAGGGATTGGCCGATGTTGGTGCTTTTGGCTCATATATTCCTGAGCAATATGGCGGTGCTGGTTTAGACCAAATTTCCTACGGATTAATAATGCAAGAATTGGAGCGTGGCGATAGCGGTATTCGCTCAACTGCTTCGGTGCAATCGTCATTGGTAATGTTGCCTATTTATAAGTATGGAAATGAAACACAGCGACAAAAATATTTACCAAAATTAGCGTCGGGTGAGTGGATTGGAAGCTTTGGTTTAACCGAGCCAAACCACGGGTCTAATCCTAGTGGGATGGAAACGAAGTTTAAAGATATGGGAGATCATTATTTGTTAAATGGTGCAAAAATGTGGATTTCGAATGCGCCAATTTGTGATGTTGCCGTAGTTTGGGCTAAAAATGAACAAGGACGGGTTCATGGTTTACTTGTTGAAAGAGGTATGCAAGGTTTTTCGACTCCTGAAACTCATCATAAATGGTCGTTAAGAGCTTCGATTACTGGGGAGCTTATTTTTGATAATGTAAAAATTCCAAAAGAAAATATATTGCCTAATAAATCGGGTTTAGGAGCGCCTTTATTATGTTTAGATTCTGCTCGTTATGGAATTGCTTGGGGTGCAATTGGAGCGGCGATGGATTGTTATGATACCGCCTTGCGATATGCAAAAGAGCGTACACAATTTGGTAAACCGATTGGGCAGTTTCAGTTACAGCAAAAAAAATTAGCCGAAATGATTACCGAAATTACCAAAGCGCAGTTATTAACATGGCGATTGGGGGTGTTGAAAAATGAAAATCGGGCAACGTCGGCGCAAATATCAATGGCGAAAAGAAATAATGTGGAAATGGCAATAAAAATAGCTAGAGAGGCACGACAAATTTTAGGTGCTATGGGAATATCGGGCGAATATTCGATTATGAGACATGCAATGAATTTAGAAAGTGTAATTACCTACGAAGGAACACATGATGTGCATTTGTTAATTACAGGCTTGGATATTACTGGTTTAAATGCTTTTAAATAA
- a CDS encoding sensor histidine kinase: MKKIKKTYRYALWSAFYSTTISLVIALVSYFVLIDSLGVWAVFIFGVLMFMVSFFIIQYRAEHFIYQRVKKLYEDISILDVNDLERKEVTTDVEALTKSLQTYVEDRSKEIVVLTQRDSFRRDFLGNVAHELKTPLFTIQGYILTLIEGAAEDEEIRTKYLGRANKGVERLTSIIKDLDMLAKLETEGMKMDIQTFNIIELIQNVFDLFEMKAKKRNITLLFDTIYEFPRFVRGDVERIEQVLINLVVNSIKYGKVGGVTTASIESYNPNKFIIKIIDNGEGIKEDHLSRLFERFYRVDQSRSREQGGSGLGLSIVKHIIEAHDETILLKSEYGKGSEFSFTLEKAN; encoded by the coding sequence ATGAAAAAAATTAAAAAAACATACCGTTATGCGCTTTGGTCAGCGTTTTATTCTACAACAATTTCATTGGTTATTGCTTTAGTTTCTTATTTTGTTTTAATAGATTCATTAGGTGTTTGGGCTGTTTTTATCTTTGGGGTTTTAATGTTTATGGTTTCTTTTTTTATCATTCAATATAGAGCCGAACATTTCATTTATCAACGTGTAAAAAAGTTATATGAAGATATTTCTATTTTAGATGTAAACGATTTAGAACGAAAAGAGGTAACCACCGATGTAGAAGCGTTAACCAAAAGTTTGCAAACTTATGTAGAAGATAGAAGTAAAGAAATTGTTGTTTTAACACAAAGAGATTCTTTTAGAAGAGATTTTTTAGGAAATGTAGCTCACGAATTAAAAACGCCACTTTTTACTATACAAGGCTATATTTTAACTCTAATTGAAGGCGCTGCCGAAGATGAAGAAATTCGTACTAAATATTTAGGAAGAGCCAATAAAGGTGTAGAAAGATTGACCTCGATTATTAAAGATTTAGATATGCTTGCTAAATTGGAAACCGAGGGTATGAAAATGGACATTCAAACTTTTAATATTATAGAGCTTATTCAAAATGTTTTTGATTTGTTTGAAATGAAAGCCAAAAAACGAAACATTACCTTATTATTTGATACTATTTATGAATTTCCTCGTTTTGTTAGGGGTGATGTTGAACGTATTGAACAGGTGTTAATTAACTTGGTTGTAAATTCGATTAAATATGGTAAAGTAGGCGGTGTTACTACGGCAAGTATTGAAAGTTATAACCCAAATAAATTTATCATTAAAATAATTGATAACGGCGAAGGAATAAAAGAAGACCATCTTTCTCGTTTATTCGAGCGTTTTTACAGAGTAGATCAAAGCCGTTCACGCGAGCAAGGAGGTTCAGGTTTGGGGCTTTCTATTGTAAAGCATATTATTGAAGCTCATGATGAAACTATTTTGCTAAAAAGTGAGTATGGTAAGGGTTCAGAATTTTCGTTTACCCTTGAAAAAGCCAATTAA
- a CDS encoding 3'-5' exonuclease — MLHKIALQNILFLDIETVPETEFFSDLSEEKQELYALKTDYKRKDDGIDAKDFYHKAGIWAEFGKIICISVGYLTNKTSENQLRITSFSGDDEARILTDFKNLLDTHFSQDKYLLCAHNGKEFDFPYIARRMIINRIDLPKKLNLFGKKPWEIPHLDTLELWKFGDYKHYTSLKLLTAILDIPSPKQDIDGSEVAQVYYQEKNMPRIVEYCERDTVAVAQLILRFLNKPLLEKSDIIKV; from the coding sequence ATGTTACATAAAATAGCCTTACAAAACATCTTATTTTTAGATATTGAAACTGTTCCTGAAACTGAATTTTTTTCTGATTTATCCGAAGAAAAACAAGAACTTTACGCTTTAAAAACCGATTATAAACGAAAAGATGATGGTATTGATGCCAAAGATTTTTATCACAAAGCAGGAATTTGGGCTGAATTTGGTAAAATAATTTGTATTTCCGTAGGGTATTTAACCAATAAAACTTCCGAAAACCAGCTTAGAATCACCTCTTTTTCTGGGGATGATGAAGCTCGTATTTTAACTGATTTTAAAAATTTATTAGACACGCATTTTAGCCAAGATAAATATCTATTATGTGCTCATAATGGAAAAGAGTTTGACTTTCCGTACATTGCTCGTCGCATGATTATAAACCGAATTGACTTGCCTAAAAAACTAAATTTATTTGGAAAAAAGCCATGGGAAATACCACATTTAGACACCTTAGAATTATGGAAATTTGGCGATTATAAACATTATACTTCCTTAAAATTATTAACTGCTATTTTAGATATTCCTTCGCCAAAGCAAGATATTGACGGCAGTGAAGTAGCCCAAGTGTATTATCAAGAAAAAAATATGCCTCGCATTGTTGAATATTGTGAACGTGATACTGTTGCAGTAGCTCAACTTATTTTGCGTTTTTTAAATAAACCTTTACTTGAAAAATCGGATATTATAAAAGTGTAA
- a CDS encoding DUF6909 family protein yields MSKPNHKERSRAQESTNAIEKLYISMRHLFSRGFYKPMGISGETLRKSLLQLRPEIYGSIAEDKTELNGLVYIIERLPEGIEECQFINLTADEGYRNSKFETIIPPKRRRNCYRIDKDQMNIEITRGRSEIYDILTHITFLFIESHKIKDRVISDNEDGFIREWLLLEDVVLYNKTLSDQEKDVIVVHLGNILGRTYDEVYEAYNTFASEEKPNRFFHLIYWLGKLAINETANEQKRSVKFSTALIEEIGHHFYGEIWANSIKKTLLDNNLLERPIHIISANMHSVMNSIYAKSALPQEFKKHKGFEIFEVLSNSNSESLQKTVKNYASKNGLIYLKDTSGTNINVQIIDTEKIDIKTTSFKKVNSAEQKPVIIVMDYAFGEQAFETMDELLKPYKTAEKTVHLNVDSVSIMGKAGILEGGKGDIMIPSAHIFEGTADNYPFENELTKEDLEGFGVNVFEGTMVSVLGTSLQNKDLLEFFHDSTWNVIGLEMEGAHYQKAIQSASKIRGNIREDVKVRYAYYASDNPLETGATLASGGLGMSGVTPTYAITQKILEQIF; encoded by the coding sequence ATGTCAAAACCCAACCATAAAGAACGTAGTAGAGCGCAAGAATCAACCAACGCTATTGAAAAATTATACATTTCAATGCGTCATTTATTTAGTCGTGGTTTTTATAAACCCATGGGAATTTCAGGAGAAACATTGCGTAAATCATTACTGCAATTAAGACCCGAAATTTATGGTTCAATTGCCGAAGATAAAACCGAATTAAATGGTTTGGTTTACATTATTGAACGATTACCTGAAGGTATTGAAGAGTGTCAGTTTATCAATTTAACTGCCGATGAAGGATATCGAAATTCAAAATTTGAAACAATTATTCCTCCTAAAAGAAGAAGAAATTGTTACCGTATTGATAAAGATCAAATGAATATCGAAATTACACGTGGGCGTTCTGAAATTTACGATATTCTTACTCATATTACCTTTTTATTTATTGAATCTCACAAAATAAAAGACCGTGTTATTTCTGATAACGAAGATGGTTTTATTAGAGAATGGCTTCTTTTAGAAGATGTTGTTCTTTATAACAAAACGCTTTCAGACCAAGAAAAAGACGTAATTGTGGTACATCTTGGAAACATTCTAGGACGAACTTACGATGAGGTTTACGAAGCCTATAATACCTTTGCATCCGAAGAAAAACCAAACAGATTTTTCCATTTAATTTACTGGTTAGGTAAATTAGCTATTAACGAAACTGCAAACGAACAAAAACGTTCTGTAAAATTTAGTACCGCTCTAATTGAAGAAATTGGGCATCATTTTTATGGTGAAATTTGGGCAAATAGCATTAAAAAAACATTACTTGACAACAATTTATTAGAGCGTCCTATTCATATTATTAGTGCAAATATGCACAGTGTTATGAATAGCATTTATGCTAAAAGTGCCTTGCCTCAAGAATTTAAAAAACACAAAGGTTTTGAAATTTTTGAAGTATTGAGTAATTCTAACAGTGAGTCTTTACAAAAAACTGTTAAAAACTATGCGTCTAAAAATGGATTAATTTATTTAAAAGATACTTCAGGAACAAATATCAATGTTCAAATTATTGATACTGAAAAAATAGATATTAAAACAACTTCTTTTAAGAAAGTAAATTCTGCCGAGCAAAAACCTGTTATTATTGTAATGGATTATGCTTTTGGTGAACAAGCTTTTGAAACAATGGATGAATTACTAAAACCTTATAAAACCGCTGAAAAAACAGTTCATTTAAATGTTGATTCGGTTTCTATTATGGGGAAAGCAGGAATTTTAGAAGGAGGAAAAGGTGATATTATGATTCCTTCGGCACATATTTTTGAAGGTACTGCCGATAATTATCCTTTTGAAAATGAATTAACTAAAGAAGATTTAGAAGGCTTTGGCGTAAATGTTTTTGAAGGAACGATGGTTAGTGTACTAGGAACCTCTTTACAAAATAAAGATTTACTTGAATTTTTCCATGATTCTACCTGGAATGTAATTGGTTTAGAAATGGAAGGCGCACATTATCAGAAAGCCATTCAATCGGCCTCTAAAATTAGAGGAAATATCCGTGAAGATGTAAAAGTTCGATATGCTTATTACGCATCTGACAACCCACTAGAAACAGGAGCAACTCTTGCCTCTGGAGGTTTAGGAATGAGTGGCGTTACACCAACTTATGCCATTACACAAAAAATACTAGAACAGATATTTTAA
- a CDS encoding response regulator transcription factor produces the protein MNTNDVKILLVDDEPDILEIVGYNLKSEGYQVFTANNGAEAVKLAKKVTPHLILLDIMMPQMDGIEACEKIRNIKSLENVIISFLTARGEDYSQMAGFDAGADDYITKPVKPKVLVSKIKSLLRRLKTEDKTDTTTTLGDIIINRDEYVVLKGDKKIALPRKEFELLSLLTSKPGKVFKREVILDSVWGNEVVVGGRTIDVHIRKLREKIGDDFFKTVKGVGYKFVLEEDK, from the coding sequence ATGAACACGAATGATGTTAAAATTTTACTAGTTGATGATGAACCAGATATCTTAGAAATAGTAGGATATAACTTAAAATCAGAAGGCTATCAGGTTTTTACAGCCAACAACGGTGCGGAAGCAGTAAAATTAGCAAAAAAAGTAACTCCGCATTTAATATTATTAGATATTATGATGCCTCAAATGGACGGTATTGAAGCCTGTGAAAAAATCAGAAATATTAAATCGTTAGAAAACGTAATTATTTCTTTTTTAACCGCTAGAGGTGAAGACTATTCGCAAATGGCTGGTTTTGATGCTGGTGCCGATGACTATATTACAAAACCTGTAAAGCCAAAAGTTTTAGTAAGTAAAATAAAGTCGTTATTAAGACGCTTAAAAACCGAAGATAAAACCGATACAACAACAACACTAGGTGATATTATTATCAACAGAGATGAATATGTTGTATTAAAAGGCGATAAAAAAATAGCTTTACCAAGAAAAGAATTTGAATTGTTATCATTATTAACATCAAAACCAGGAAAGGTATTTAAAAGAGAGGTAATTTTAGATAGTGTTTGGGGAAATGAAGTAGTTGTAGGAGGAAGAACTATTGATGTTCATATTCGTAAGCTTCGAGAAAAAATAGGAGATGATTTTTTCAAAACTGTAAAAGGTGTTGGGTATAAATTTGTTTTAGAAGAAGATAAATAA
- the purD gene encoding phosphoribosylamine--glycine ligase produces MNILILGSGGREHSFAKKLSESTKTKKLFVAPGNAGTSAVATNIAINPTNFNQVKEVVLQHQINMVVVGPEAPLVAGIHDFFLADQQLKDIAIIGPKKDGALLEGSKDFSKQFMIKHNIPTARYESFTAQTLAKGQAFLETLAPPYVLKADGLAGGKGVLILNDLAEAKSELKEMLSNEKFGEASATVVIEEFLKGIELSVFVLTDGKNYKILPSAKDYKRIGEGDVGLNTGGMGAISPVPFATDDFLEKVEDLVVKPTIDGLQKDGIDYRGFIFIGLMNDNGNPSVVEYNVRMGDPETEVVLPRIESDLVDLFEGVANRTLDEKSYQVTSQTATTVMLVAGGYPEAYEKGKEITGFELATDSTVFHAGTTDKNGKVVSNGGRVMAVTSFGNSIQEALDKSYKSIDKISFEGMNYRKDIGFDLI; encoded by the coding sequence ATGAATATCTTAATTTTAGGATCAGGAGGAAGAGAGCATTCCTTTGCAAAAAAGCTTTCAGAAAGTACCAAAACAAAAAAGCTTTTTGTAGCTCCTGGTAACGCAGGTACAAGCGCTGTAGCTACAAATATTGCTATCAACCCAACCAATTTTAATCAAGTAAAAGAAGTAGTTTTACAACACCAAATTAATATGGTTGTTGTAGGGCCTGAAGCGCCTTTAGTAGCAGGTATTCACGATTTCTTTTTAGCTGATCAGCAATTAAAAGACATTGCTATAATTGGTCCTAAAAAAGATGGTGCTTTACTAGAAGGAAGTAAAGATTTTTCGAAACAATTTATGATTAAGCACAATATTCCTACCGCAAGGTATGAATCATTTACTGCCCAAACACTAGCAAAAGGACAAGCTTTTTTAGAAACCTTAGCGCCTCCGTATGTTTTAAAAGCTGATGGATTAGCCGGTGGTAAAGGTGTTTTAATTTTAAATGATTTAGCAGAGGCAAAATCAGAATTAAAAGAAATGCTTTCAAACGAAAAATTCGGAGAAGCTTCGGCAACTGTTGTTATTGAAGAGTTTTTAAAAGGAATTGAACTATCGGTATTTGTTTTAACCGATGGAAAAAATTATAAAATTTTACCTTCAGCAAAAGATTACAAACGTATTGGCGAAGGCGATGTTGGTTTAAATACTGGTGGAATGGGTGCTATTTCTCCTGTTCCTTTTGCTACGGATGATTTCCTTGAAAAAGTAGAAGATTTAGTAGTAAAACCAACGATTGATGGTTTACAAAAAGATGGAATTGATTACCGTGGTTTTATTTTTATCGGACTAATGAACGATAACGGAAACCCATCTGTTGTTGAATATAATGTTCGTATGGGCGATCCTGAAACAGAGGTTGTTTTACCAAGAATTGAATCTGATTTAGTTGATTTATTCGAAGGTGTGGCAAACAGAACTTTGGATGAAAAATCATACCAAGTTACCTCTCAAACAGCAACAACAGTAATGTTAGTTGCTGGCGGATATCCTGAAGCCTACGAAAAAGGAAAAGAAATTACAGGTTTTGAATTGGCAACAGATTCTACTGTTTTTCATGCAGGAACAACCGATAAAAATGGTAAAGTAGTTTCAAACGGAGGAAGAGTTATGGCGGTTACTTCTTTTGGAAATTCTATTCAAGAAGCCCTTGATAAATCATATAAAAGCATTGACAAAATTTCTTTTGAAGGAATGAATTACAGAAAAGATATTGGTTTTGATTTAATATAA
- a CDS encoding ABC-F family ATP-binding cassette domain-containing protein encodes MNYLSVEGIAKAYGEKVLFEDISFGINKDQKIAFVAKNGSGKTSILNIVAGVDTADTGQVVSRKDIDIAYLSQADNLNPDFTIEETIFSTDNKVLSVIKQYEKAVQNPDNVDAFQEAFELMEQHNAWDFETQYTQILSKLKLDNLQLKVGKLSGGQKKRLALAIVLIKKPDLLILDEPTNHLDLEMIEWLEAFFAKEKITLFMVTHDRYFLERVCNEIIELDNGKLYKYKGNYSYYLQNKEERLALEATNLGKAKSLFKKELDWMRRQPKARTTKSKSRTDDFYEIKEKAHKRRNEHEVQLEINMERLGSKILELHKMHKSFDDKVILNGFDYVFKRGERIGIIGKNGTGKSSFLNMLTGGIELDGGKVTIGETVKFGYYTQNGIVIKPGQKVIDVVKEFGEYIPLSKGRKISAGQLLERFLFDRKKQHDFVEKLSGGEQKRLYLCAILIQNPNFLILDEPTNDLDVVTLNVLENFLLDYPGNLMVVSHDRYFMDKIVDNLFVFRGEGVIDNFPGNYSDFRAYEDSKVKEAREVKNDVKKVVATSAKTTKKAVLSFDEKREWGLLEKDIEKLQKKKQVIETKFMNVEFSTDEINDKSKELQEIIETLETKEERWFELSMKMEGE; translated from the coding sequence ATGAATTACCTATCAGTTGAAGGCATTGCAAAAGCATATGGAGAAAAAGTGTTATTTGAAGACATTTCTTTCGGAATTAATAAAGATCAAAAAATAGCTTTTGTTGCTAAAAATGGTAGCGGTAAAACGTCTATTTTAAATATTGTAGCAGGAGTTGACACCGCTGATACTGGACAAGTTGTTAGCCGAAAAGATATTGACATTGCTTATTTATCTCAAGCCGATAATTTAAACCCTGATTTTACTATTGAAGAAACTATTTTTTCAACCGATAATAAAGTTTTATCAGTAATTAAACAATATGAAAAAGCGGTACAAAATCCTGACAATGTAGATGCTTTTCAAGAAGCTTTTGAATTAATGGAGCAGCACAATGCGTGGGATTTTGAAACGCAATACACACAAATTTTATCAAAATTAAAATTAGATAACTTACAATTAAAAGTAGGAAAGTTATCTGGAGGGCAAAAAAAGCGTTTGGCATTGGCAATCGTACTAATCAAAAAACCCGATTTATTAATTTTAGATGAGCCAACAAATCATTTAGATTTAGAAATGATTGAATGGTTAGAAGCTTTTTTCGCCAAAGAAAAAATTACCTTATTTATGGTTACACACGACCGTTATTTTTTAGAACGTGTGTGTAATGAAATTATCGAATTAGATAACGGAAAATTATATAAATACAAAGGAAATTACTCGTATTATTTACAAAATAAAGAAGAACGTTTAGCCCTTGAAGCAACTAATTTAGGGAAGGCAAAAAGTTTATTCAAAAAAGAATTAGATTGGATGCGTCGTCAACCAAAGGCACGTACTACAAAATCGAAATCTCGTACCGATGATTTTTATGAAATCAAAGAAAAAGCACACAAACGACGTAACGAACACGAAGTTCAGTTAGAAATTAATATGGAACGCTTAGGAAGTAAAATTTTAGAGCTTCATAAAATGCACAAATCCTTTGATGATAAAGTAATTTTAAACGGTTTCGATTATGTTTTTAAACGTGGTGAACGCATCGGAATTATCGGTAAAAATGGTACAGGAAAATCATCTTTTTTAAATATGCTTACTGGCGGAATTGAATTAGATGGTGGAAAAGTGACTATTGGTGAAACCGTTAAATTTGGATATTATACCCAAAACGGAATTGTTATAAAACCAGGGCAAAAAGTAATTGACGTTGTTAAAGAATTTGGAGAATATATTCCGTTATCAAAAGGACGTAAAATATCTGCAGGTCAATTATTAGAACGCTTTCTTTTTGATAGAAAAAAACAACACGATTTTGTAGAAAAATTGAGTGGTGGAGAACAAAAGCGATTGTATTTATGTGCAATTTTAATTCAGAACCCAAACTTTTTAATTTTAGATGAACCTACCAACGATTTAGATGTTGTTACCTTAAATGTATTAGAAAATTTCTTGTTAGATTATCCAGGTAATTTAATGGTAGTTTCTCACGACCGTTACTTTATGGATAAAATTGTAGATAACTTATTTGTATTTAGAGGCGAAGGAGTTATTGATAATTTCCCTGGTAATTATTCTGATTTTAGAGCTTATGAAGATTCTAAAGTAAAAGAAGCTAGAGAGGTAAAAAATGATGTGAAAAAAGTAGTTGCAACTTCCGCTAAAACAACTAAAAAAGCAGTATTAAGTTTTGATGAAAAACGAGAATGGGGGTTGTTAGAAAAAGATATTGAAAAACTTCAGAAAAAGAAACAAGTTATTGAAACAAAGTTTATGAACGTAGAATTTTCTACAGATGAAATTAACGATAAATCAAAAGAACTTCAAGAAATTATAGAGACTCTAGAAACTAAAGAAGAACGTTGGTTTGAGCTTTCAATGAAAATGGAAGGGGAATAA
- a CDS encoding S41 family peptidase: MKNKKALFFGLLVIIAIFFSFQSRFFEIAKQIEIYNNLFKELNINYIDEINPGELTDKAIKNTLKNLDPYTRFYNEQDVEDARIGREGEYGGIGIAVYYTKKGILISEVYKGFPADKSGLKAGDIITTINGQNLTEIAKSQYAQMLKGTPNKALSLGVNSNGNTKKISLKLDRITVNPVPFYRMIDTQTGYIVLTKFTSQKATEQVAKAFNELKEKGMKNLVFDLRNNPGGSLFDAVNITNLFIDKGLKVVDTRGKTKKNTRVYKTKREPLDTKIPVVVLINDRSASASEIVSGALQDYDRAVIMGERSFGKGLVQRYFKLNYGTQMKATISKYYTPSGRCIQELDYSNRNIKTGKVPKFSDGIVSTFKTKNGRTVYDGGGVTPDVKIGFSKKSTETKKLLKSKAIFNFVTDFTHKNPNLNTDNFLFKAKNFNDFKNYLLTIDTSFVTTQEKLFKKAYLSVKKNNAIVSEYQKIINKLKADKVDQISLNQAFLSAEIQNQIIKRYVYKQGLFAHQLQNDKTISKAVHLLKNQKKYNKILTR; the protein is encoded by the coding sequence ATGAAGAATAAAAAAGCGCTTTTTTTTGGTTTACTTGTAATTATTGCTATTTTTTTTTCGTTTCAATCCCGATTTTTTGAAATTGCAAAACAAATAGAAATTTACAACAATTTATTCAAGGAATTAAACATCAATTATATTGATGAAATTAATCCTGGAGAATTGACTGATAAAGCCATTAAAAATACGCTTAAAAATTTAGATCCTTACACCCGTTTTTACAACGAGCAAGATGTTGAAGACGCTCGTATTGGTCGTGAAGGAGAATACGGAGGCATTGGTATTGCTGTTTATTACACTAAAAAAGGTATTCTTATATCGGAGGTTTATAAAGGTTTTCCTGCTGATAAATCAGGACTAAAAGCAGGCGATATTATTACAACTATCAACGGGCAAAATTTAACAGAAATAGCCAAAAGCCAATACGCACAAATGCTAAAAGGAACGCCTAACAAAGCACTTTCTTTAGGCGTTAACAGCAACGGAAACACCAAAAAAATCAGCTTAAAACTAGATAGAATTACAGTAAACCCCGTTCCGTTTTACCGAATGATTGATACTCAAACAGGCTATATTGTTTTAACAAAATTCACCAGTCAAAAAGCCACCGAACAAGTTGCCAAAGCCTTCAACGAGCTCAAGGAAAAAGGCATGAAAAACTTGGTTTTTGATTTGCGTAACAACCCTGGTGGTTCATTATTCGATGCTGTAAATATTACCAATTTATTTATCGATAAAGGTTTAAAAGTTGTCGATACTCGTGGAAAAACTAAAAAAAACACTAGAGTTTATAAAACAAAAAGAGAACCTTTAGACACTAAAATTCCTGTTGTTGTTTTAATAAACGACCGTTCGGCTTCGGCTTCTGAAATTGTATCGGGTGCTTTGCAAGACTATGACCGTGCCGTTATTATGGGTGAACGTTCTTTCGGAAAAGGCTTAGTGCAACGTTATTTTAAACTAAATTACGGCACACAAATGAAAGCCACTATTTCAAAATATTATACACCTAGCGGACGTTGTATTCAAGAATTAGATTATAGTAACAGAAATATTAAAACAGGCAAAGTTCCTAAATTTTCTGATGGAATTGTAAGTACATTCAAAACAAAAAACGGAAGAACAGTTTATGATGGCGGTGGCGTAACACCTGATGTAAAAATAGGGTTTTCTAAAAAATCAACAGAAACAAAAAAGCTATTAAAATCAAAAGCTATTTTTAATTTTGTTACCGATTTCACCCATAAAAACCCCAACCTAAACACAGATAACTTTCTTTTTAAAGCTAAGAATTTTAATGATTTTAAAAATTACTTACTTACAATCGATACTAGCTTTGTAACAACTCAAGAAAAATTATTTAAAAAAGCCTATCTTTCTGTAAAAAAGAACAATGCTATTGTATCGGAATATCAAAAAATAATCAACAAATTAAAGGCAGATAAAGTTGATCAAATTAGCCTAAACCAAGCTTTTTTAAGTGCCGAAATACAAAATCAAATTATAAAAAGATACGTTTATAAACAAGGACTATTTGCACATCAGCTTCAAAATGACAAAACCATAAGTAAAGCAGTACATCTATTAAAAAATCAAAAAAAGTATAACAAAATTTTAACAAGATAA
- the rnpA gene encoding ribonuclease P protein component produces the protein MKFTLGQQERLKSKKLIGKLYEEGKSVKVFPLRMVYIQTEHTSKFPVQVGVSVPKRNFKSAVDRNRIKRLLRETYRKEKYTVYDAVNKPYVFMISYIARDEWTYADLEVKMKKLLTLFVAETHKNEE, from the coding sequence ATGAAATTTACACTAGGACAACAAGAAAGATTAAAGAGCAAAAAGCTAATAGGCAAGCTCTATGAAGAAGGGAAATCAGTTAAAGTTTTTCCACTTCGAATGGTATATATACAAACCGAACACACTTCAAAATTCCCTGTTCAGGTAGGAGTCTCTGTTCCAAAAAGAAACTTTAAAAGTGCGGTAGACAGAAACCGCATAAAACGCTTACTACGCGAAACCTATCGAAAAGAAAAATACACCGTGTATGATGCTGTAAATAAGCCATATGTATTTATGATTTCTTATATTGCAAGAGACGAATGGACTTATGCCGATTTGGAAGTTAAAATGAAGAAATTATTAACACTATTTGTCGCTGAAACTCATAAAAATGAAGAATAA